A segment of the Ipomoea triloba cultivar NCNSP0323 chromosome 1, ASM357664v1 genome:
tcaaaatgaaatttaattacgtgTCTGCAGCTAATTAACATATTGTATGCTTGCAGTTAAAAATTGAAGGcacaatatgttaattgcatacatGTAGCATGcaattaacaatataatttaacatattatgtgtatataggTAACATATTTTTTGTGTTCAATTTATTTCCAAACACATAAcaattgttatacggtggactatggtccacagagctggtaaaaaaaaaatggcgtTGTTTCCTCAAGTAAAGAAACAACGACCGttgtttttaataaattatgtatatgtgATGTGctcataataaaatgaaactCCAGTGTATTTAAAATGACACTGAATAACATATCTCACATATTaagtgtatattatcaaatgaaactgtagttgaattggAATGAtaatttagttgtgttgaaatgaaactacaatatgtataaaatgaagctaaataacatgtctcacatattgagtgcatattgtcaaatgatattgtagttgaattgaaatggtactttagttgtgttgaaatgaaactacagtaggTATAAAGTATAATTGAATAACATGTCAAACTATTTGAAATCTTTTACCGCGGCAAGTCAAAATTATATCATAGATAGATTGATCTTGCTATGTATGTCTTAACTTACGACATAAACATTAATCGCTAACCTTATAAAGGACTCTTGACCACACAAATTTTACTACGCACCGTGGTCTACAATATATTGTGGTTCATGcatcaaaatgatgtcgttttgattaatgaaatgaAACGACTGAAACGGCTTCACTTCGTGCCATTAACtctgtgtataacatattcagtttcattttatgtacactgcagttccctttcaacaaaACTACAGTTCTTTTCGacataactatagtttcattcgacattatatactcaaatatgtgaaactgttattcagttttctttcaacacaattgcattttcttttataatacactgcagtttcctttcaacataactataatttcatttcgatataactacagtttcattggacaatatacactcaaatatgtgaaactgttattcagtttcattttatatacactgtaattttctttcaacacaatcacaatttcattttgatataactacacttgcatttgataatgtaaaaagaaatgtgaggcagtatctttcgagatgaactgtaatttcatttacggagctccgttaaaaCTTGACGGCAAacgtttctttacttaataaaacggcccatggtccacaatgatTGCTCTTAACCAAGTGACTAACATAATCAATGCATCTGTTGCTTGGACCAGCCCACTTAACATCTATCCAGGCTTAGCCCCATTTCTTTACGCTTTATTTCCATTATGTGTTCATTCCATCAGCCCATTTGGTATCCTTATacttttttattcattattttcttttttgtaaaaataaaaattaatgaagaaaTTATATCATTAAGAAACCTTAACtgagataattttttaaataatacctATATGGATAtctttttgtcaattttaaaataaatatacatgcacataaagtcattattttaagtacataaatcattatatattatgattggTTCATAAAGTTACaagtgttaattaataaaatcactACTAGACTGCAAGTCCATAATTAAAGTCAGgcaatatttcaaatttatgaatttatttttatatgtacAGGTCATAAATTAACTAATATTGAAATattcacataaaaaaaatgttaaaagtcaatagtttattttgaaatccTATTTGAAtgagcatttcaaaataaatcaatattttaaactttctaAGTTTTGTCAAACAGAACTTCAAACATACAGAGACTTCAATAATGACTACAAATTATTTGGCAAATCaaacttatttattattacaaaCCCCACTTCAATAATTTATTGAGGGGAAAAAAGAACAATACAACATGCATACAAATGTCAAGTAAAATTATACTTCCCAAAAAACTAGCTAGTTTGGTTGACAGCTCGTAGTACAGTGCAGCAAGTCAAAATAACCTGTGGGCAGTGGCACCAAGTTTCTTTAAATTGACGGGCCTGATGAGGGTAGACCGTGCGAAATCTAAAACGAGGGGGAATTGATAAAGCAGCAACACGATTAGACAGAAAGTCAAACCTAAAACTATGAGAATAACACGACGAGGCGATATAACAAGACCAATCACGAGATAAATTGTGCCAATAGAGGAGGCAATCATAAAGAAAACGGAAAATACCAAGGCGAGGAGGCCTACGATTAAGTTGAGGGGAAGAATTATAAGGAAATCTTCTTCCCTATAGTGTGAAGTTATTATGGACAAGAAGACCATGAGAGAAGTAACGGAGCAAAAGAGAGATATACCATTATtcacataaaatattttgaaagcaCGCCTTCTTCTGAAGACCGGGAGGCCCTCATCAGGCGGGGTTTCATCAATGGGACCTTTAATTGTACCATTAATCATATTTGgaacaacattattattattgctgcCCATCGCAACTATTGTACCATTAAAGCCCTGGGTAAGTACACCATCACTGTTGCCACCGGGGACTGTAATAGCAGCGGCAAACATCACAGTAACAATCAGTGCTGCTACAACTGAGCATGCACTTGCTGTGTCCTTCATCCATTTCTCTCCTTCCTTTCTCAACTCCTTATGCTCATCCGTGAACACCATCTTTGCTGTTTTCTCATCTTTATTTCTCAGTGATGAGAAATATGGTGGTGCAATCTTTTGCACTTCCTACACaatcacattattattaatttaattaaacactTCCATATGagagaaataaaaaacaatcTCGATCAGCTTTACATCTGAAAAAATTCGATGGATCtgataagattaaaaaaaaaaagactaattaTCATAAACTCCACCATGCAAACTTTAACACTTAATATtcaatctttaacaactaaatatgcaacctgctaaattctataaaataaacgaaaaattaaattttaaatctaaactgtAAATGTTAGAGCTTAAGTAGTAAAAAGTAAACCACTGgaccaaataaaatcaaaaacttAGTCACAAAACTCTAATTGCAATGTACTTTCGTATTTTTTTAAGTGCAAACttctaatacggagtactaaatatgcaaaatattaaGACAAAATGTGCAAATCATTAATATTAAATAGCAGGTTTTAGTGTTCAcatttgcatagtaaagttggtgatatTTATGAAACTGCCACTGCGTTTTTTAATCTAATCTGGTGCGTTCAATTTGTCCGTACTACGTACCTTAACCCATTGCAGGTCCTGCTGCATTTGAAGAGCTGCATTGACATTGAGTTTGTGTGGAGGTGTCAATTTCCCAGCCAAATGCACAATGTTGTTTCCATTTTTGTCTCTTTCATCTACTAAATCATGCATAAGCATACTATTTCCACGAACATACTTAAAAACATTTGTACTGTGGTTCTCTGTTGCAATATGAAGTATATTCCGCCCACTTTTGTCTTTGTAATAAGCCGTGTTAGGACATGCTTCCACAATATTTTTGACCACCTCTTCAATGTCCAGATACGCTGCTTGAATTATTGCTTCTTTTGCAAGTGAGGCAACTTGTGTTTCATTTAGGATTTTGAGTTTATCGCACAAACATTCAACAAGCATCGCTGCTTCTAATTTCAAATAAAGCATCGCTACTTTTTTGGGCTTGAAGATAGGATAATCGTATTTGACTATGGCCTCCAAAGGAGATGTTTCATTGTTTAGTGTCCGATGACGAGCCAAATCAGGATATTCATGAGCCAATTTCCATGCCATCGctgaaaattaataaataattaaattgtaacACCTCAATTCTATTATATTCATGTACATTCAGACAAGACATATATagatgaaaattatttttaaaacgaTTGCACTCCGGCCAATTTTCATAAAAGAATTTCATCTCGGCCAGATGTGCCTTCATTTGCCCTCCTACAATAACAAATTATAATGttgaataaatattcatttttaatatattaaaaatttatttttaatgtattaaaaatttatttttagataatataccaaataattaatgaaccttcaattattaaaaatgaacttcaTGTCCcatagtctatatatatatgctataatGGTTGTGATCGCTAACAAATCTAAGTTATCAACTTATTATCTGGCATTATATTAGTGAATCTTGGCTGGAGTGTTGTGTTTagatcatggttgaaaaattcTTTAGGCGATCTAGGGCTTCTAGGCGGTGATTAAACAGCGCCTAGgtatttgtgtatttatttattttttttaaaaaaaaatatgttttagattttttttttaaaaatttgttaagacttgataattataaactatttaatactttaatagttaatactaaaatattaaatattaatctaaaaaacatctagattttgaacaatttagagttattttgctcaaaacatgtcattttgaattaaataacccaaatttaaaaaagaagggAACAATAGGTAATCGGCCGACTAAGCAACCTAGTGGGTGCCAAGGCGGCCTAGTCAACCAGGTCCTTGGCCCGGGTGCCAAGGCGAGATTTTAGCAACAGTGGTTTAGATGGAGTggtatgaattgaaataaagCTTAAATTAGTTGGATGTCATACCATAGAATTTAGACTTGATTAAGTTAACAAGGATAGTTGCACCAGTTGGGCCTGCATATGGATCAACTTCCGGATCTTCATCGTTCTTAGTGACACTCAAGAAATAGGAAAACACCTCCGGCTTTCTGAGAGTATTGCAAGCTGCGTAATGGATGGGGAGAAGACCCCTCTTGCACCTTTCATACAGGAGATTACGGTTCTTCTCTACAAGGATTTCACCCACCTCCTTGTTCCCAAACCGAGCCGCAATGTGTAGCGCCGTGAGCCCATCTCGGTTCTTCACCACGCCCACCACTTCATTATTATCTCCCATCATTGCCACAACCTTTTCCATAAAATCCTTATTACCTGCTTTAGCAGCATCATGCAATGTAGTGTTTTTGCGGAAGCTGATAGGAGCTTGGATTGCAAGGTTGTTATACTCCAAGAATTTTTGAGCTTCCTCCCATTTCCCATGCACTGTAGCTCTGTGCAGTGTCATGTAATTGCTGAAAGAATCTTCTTCAGCCACATAGTTACCTGCTTCAAGATCATCAACTGCATGCATGCAGACCATATTTTGAGCTAaggttaattatatatatcaaaataaaaggTGATCTATGTTCCAATGAGATCAGATTATCTTCTCCCGTCAGACTGTGAGACCcgacatgaatgcacacaatttaCTACACGAATGCACATAAAGTATACAAGTAATTTGCCTGTATTGTGTAACTGGATGGAATTTTAGATTATGTGCGTTCATGTTTGCGTCCCACCATCTCACTAGGGGAAATGATCTCATTTGATcactaatctatatatatatatatatatatatatacttttgcaATCTGCATATTGATAAGTATACAATcaagctaattaattaagagaATAGTATCATACCATTGTTGCCTTGATAAGCCATTGATGCAAATTCACTCCTTCTCaactcaattatatatattgcaagCTTACCTAGCTTGTAttgggaaatatatatatatagagagagagacgaGTGATGGGGATATATAGAGGATAGAGATGGTCACGGGCTGGTTCGGGTTCAATGCATGTATTATTGGAAAATATAAGGAAAATGATGTCTTCCACATACAAGACAGGAGACTCTAAAGccttgattatatttatattaataccAAAGGTATAGCCTGTCAAAGAAAACATGCTGAAAGTTGGCAAGTTGCTATTTAAAAATTGCTATTTGAAGAGTTGACCATTCAATTCAAGATTCATTGCTAGTTGAGTGGACTATTCGTAGTtttcagaaaaaataaaaataaaaattgagtgg
Coding sequences within it:
- the LOC116026593 gene encoding ankyrin repeat-containing protein ITN1-like yields the protein MAYQGNNVDDLEAGNYVAEEDSFSNYMTLHRATVHGKWEEAQKFLEYNNLAIQAPISFRKNTTLHDAAKAGNKDFMEKVVAMMGDNNEVVGVVKNRDGLTALHIAARFGNKEVGEILVEKNRNLLYERCKRGLLPIHYAACNTLRKPEVFSYFLSVTKNDEDPEVDPYAGPTGATILVNLIKSKFYAMAWKLAHEYPDLARHRTLNNETSPLEAIVKYDYPIFKPKKVAMLYLKLEAAMLVECLCDKLKILNETQVASLAKEAIIQAAYLDIEEVVKNIVEACPNTAYYKDKSGRNILHIATENHSTNVFKYVRGNSMLMHDLVDERDKNGNNIVHLAGKLTPPHKLNVNAALQMQQDLQWVKEVQKIAPPYFSSLRNKDEKTAKMVFTDEHKELRKEGEKWMKDTASACSVVAALIVTVMFAAAITVPGGNSDGVLTQGFNGTIVAMGSNNNNVVPNMINGTIKGPIDETPPDEGLPVFRRRRAFKIFYVNNGISLFCSVTSLMVFLSIITSHYREEDFLIILPLNLIVGLLALVFSVFFMIASSIGTIYLVIGLVISPRRVILIVLGLTFCLIVLLLYQFPLVLDFARSTLIRPVNLKKLGATAHRLF